In Quercus lobata isolate SW786 chromosome 12, ValleyOak3.0 Primary Assembly, whole genome shotgun sequence, a genomic segment contains:
- the LOC115970270 gene encoding MATH domain and coiled-coil domain-containing protein At3g58200-like: MENKSGEFAITRMARHFRPAHYLLKIQSYSLLCETGVEKYDSGVFEVGGHKWRLSLYPKGNEKMNGAGHISIYLSIVDTEKSPLGWEVNASFKLFVYDQIRDKFLTIQDVEGAIRRFHDIKTEWGFDKFLPLDSFNVISNGYLVNDCCVFGVEIFVHERSAKRECLTMIKEPPNRIMTWKIENFSQKDRVLYASQVYVVGELKWKILIYPNGFYNEAPKAISVFLDSVDCVAPDYKFFVDFKLRIRDQINNEHAEERARHWFSASCNDWGFSQLLSRKDLEDASKGFLVEDTLIVEAEIMVMSTIK; this comes from the exons CAATCACAAGAATGGCAAGACATTTTCGGCCAGCTCATTACTTACTAAAAATACAGTCATACTCTTTACTGTGTGAGACTGGGGTTGAAAAGTATGACTCTGGTGTATTTGAAGTTGGCGGCCACAAATG GAGGTTGTCTCTCTATCCAAAaggaaatgagaaaatgaaTGGGGCTGGTCACATCTCCATTTATTTGTCAATTGTTGATACAGAAAAATCTCCTCTGGGATGGGAGGTTAATGCCAGCTTCAAATTGTTTGTGTATGATCAGATACGGGACAAGTTCTTGACCATTCAAG ATGTTGAAGGGGCAATTAGAAGATTTCATGACATAAAGACTGAATGGGGTTTCGACAAATTTCTCCCTCTTGATTCTTTCAATGTTATTTCAAATGGATACCTTGTCAATGATTGTTGTGTATTTGGTGTGGAGATTTTTGTTCATGAACGTAGTGCAAAACGAGAGTGTCTTACCATGATAAAAGAACCTCCCAATCGAATTATGACTTGGAAGATTGAAAACTTTTCGCAAAAGGATAGAGTATTATATGCTTCTCAAGTATATGTTGTTGGAGAATTAAAATG GAAAATACTGATTTATCCCAATGGATTTTATAATGAAGCACCCAAAGCAATTTCCGTCTTCCTCGACTCAGTAGATTGTGTTGCACCTGATTACAAATTTTTTGTGGATTTTAAGCTGCGGATAAGGGACCAAATTAACAATGAACATGCAGAAGAAAGAG CTAGACACTGGTTCTCTGCCTCATGTAACGACTGGGGTTTTTCGCAACTTTTGTCACGAAAGGATCTTGAGGATGCATCCAAGGGGTTTCTTGTTGAAGATACCTTGATTGTAGAAGCAGAAATTATGGTTATGTCTACTATAAAGTAG